One Rhinopithecus roxellana isolate Shanxi Qingling chromosome 7, ASM756505v1, whole genome shotgun sequence DNA segment encodes these proteins:
- the LOC115898692 gene encoding histone H2B type F-M, with amino-acid sequence MAAASAMAEASSKTTSEEDQSIQEPKEANSTTAQKKRRGLRGSRRRHANRRRDSFGDSFAAYFPQVLKQVDQGLSLSPESVSVMDSMVHDILDRIATEAGRLARYAKRVTITSRDIQVAVRLLLPGKMGKIAEAQGTNATLRTSLCAIWQQRK; translated from the exons ATGGCCGCTGCCTCCGCCATGGCTGAGGCTTCCTCTAAGACGACCTCTGAGGAAGACCAGAGCATCCAAGAGCCCAAAGAGGCCAACTCCACGACTGCCCAGAAGAAGAGGCGAGGGCTCCGAGGTTCCCGCAGGCGCCATGCCAACCGCCGCAGGGACAGCTTCGGGGACAGCTTTGCCGCCTATTTCCCCCAGGTGCTGAAGCAGGTTGACCAGGGCCTCAGCCTTTCCCCGGAGTCCGTGAGTGTCATGGATTCTATGGTCCATGACATATTGGACCGCATCGCCACCGAGGCTGGTCGCCTGGCCCGCTACGCCAAGCGTGTGACCATCACCTCCCGGGACATCCAGGTGGCCGTGCGCCTACTGCTGCCGGGGAAGATGGGCAAGATTGCTGAGGCCCAGGGCACGAATGCCACCCTCAG AACTTCATTATGTGCGATATGGCAACAGAGAAAGTGA